From a region of the Candidatus Anoxymicrobium japonicum genome:
- a CDS encoding imidazole glycerol phosphate synthase subunit HisF (catalyzes the conversion of 5-[(5-phospho-1-deoxyribulos-1-ylamino)methylideneamino]-1-(5-phosphoribosyl)imidazole-4-carboxamideand glutamine to imidazole-glycerol phosphate, 5-aminoimidazol-4-carboxamideribonucleotide and glutamate; the HisF subunit acts as a cyclase) has product MLAKRIIPCLDVEGGRVVKGVHFVNL; this is encoded by the coding sequence ATGCTTGCCAAACGTATAATTCCATGTCTCGACGTTGAAGGCGGAAGGGTCGTAAAGGGCGTCCATTTTGTGAATTTGC